Proteins from one Desmodus rotundus isolate HL8 chromosome 9, HLdesRot8A.1, whole genome shotgun sequence genomic window:
- the INPP5K gene encoding inositol polyphosphate 5-phosphatase K isoform X2: MDCGIMSLLADTAFEDPWSSFFMDVLSPLSFVKVSSVRMQGLLLLLFAKCQHLPFIQILSTKSTPTGLFGFWGNKGGVNICLKLYGYYVSIVNCHLPPHMANNDQRLEHFDRILETQNFKGLNIPNILDHDLIVWFGDMNFRIEDFGLHFVRESIKRQCYSDLWEKDQLSIAKRCDPLLREFQEGPLLFPPTYKFDKNSNNYDTSEKKRKPAWTDRILWRLKRQPHTGSCTPSLPAPHFSLSLRSYISHMTYTISDHKPVTGTFDLELKPLVSVPLITLMPEGLWTMENDMLVSYTLTPDFPSSPWDWIGLYKVGLRHIHDYVSYVWVWDNQLSFSDGLNQVYINVSDIPETEGQFLLCYYSNNLRSVVGMSSPFKIQPCAFLEDLLGESQP, encoded by the exons ATGGACTGTGGGATCATGAGCCTCCTTGCTGACACTGCCTTTGAAGACCCATGGAGCAGTTTCTTCATGGATGTGCTTTCCCCTCTCAGCTTTGTCAAG GTCTCCTCCGTCCGCATGCAGGGACTCCTTTTACTGCTCTTTGCCAAGTGTCAGCATTTGCCCTTTATCCAGATCCTGTCTACAAAATCCACCCCCACTGGCCTCTTCGGGTTCTGG GGGAACAAAGGGGGTGTCAACATCTGCCTGAAGCTTTACGGCTATTATGTCAGCATCGTCAACTGCCATCTGCCCCCGCACATGGCCAACAATGACCAGCGGCTGGAGCACTTTGACCGAATCCTGGAGACACAGAATTTTAAAGGACTCAATATCCCCAACATCCTGGACCATGA ccTCATTGTCTGGTTTGGAGACATGAACTTCCGGATTGAGGACTTTGGGTTGCACTTTGTTCGGGAATCCATAAAACGCCAGTGCTACAGTGACCTGTGGGAGAAGGATCAG CTCAGCATTGCCAAGAGGTGTGACCCGCTGCTCCGGGAGTTCCAGGAGGGCCCTCTGCTCTTCCCGCCCACCTACAAGTTTGATAAGAACTCCAACAACTATGACACCAG tgagaaAAAACGCAAGCCTGCATGGACTGACCGTATCCTGTGGAGGTTGAAACGCCAGCCCCACACTGGCTCCTGCAcccccagcctgccagcccccCACTTCTCGCTGTCTCTGAGGAGCTACATCAGCCACATGACGTACACCATCAGTGACCATAAGCCTGTCACTGGCACCTTTGACTTGGAG CTGAAGCCATTGGTATCTGTCCCGCTGATCACCCTGATGCCAGAGGGCCTATGGACCATGGAGAACGACATGCTCGTCAGCTATACCTTGACCCCAGActtccccagcagcccctgggactGGATTGGACTGTATAAG GTCGGGCTTCGCCACATTCATGACTACGTGTCCTATGTCTGGGTCTGGGACAACCAGCTGTCCTTCAGTGATGGGCTGAACCAG GTTTACATCAACGTCAGCGACATCCCTGAGACTGAGGGTCAGTTTCTCCTCTGTTACTATAGCAACAATCTACGTTCCGTGGTGGGGATGAGCAGTCCCTTTAAG ATCCAGCCTTGCGCCTTCCTGGAGGACCTGCTGGGTGAATCCCAACCATAG
- the INPP5K gene encoding inositol polyphosphate 5-phosphatase K isoform X1, protein MATVNPLKPTEPRGRKLSIHVVTWNVASAAPPLDPDNLLQLNNQNLNLDMYVIGLQEMDCGIMSLLADTAFEDPWSSFFMDVLSPLSFVKVSSVRMQGLLLLLFAKCQHLPFIQILSTKSTPTGLFGFWGNKGGVNICLKLYGYYVSIVNCHLPPHMANNDQRLEHFDRILETQNFKGLNIPNILDHDLIVWFGDMNFRIEDFGLHFVRESIKRQCYSDLWEKDQLSIAKRCDPLLREFQEGPLLFPPTYKFDKNSNNYDTSEKKRKPAWTDRILWRLKRQPHTGSCTPSLPAPHFSLSLRSYISHMTYTISDHKPVTGTFDLELKPLVSVPLITLMPEGLWTMENDMLVSYTLTPDFPSSPWDWIGLYKVGLRHIHDYVSYVWVWDNQLSFSDGLNQVYINVSDIPETEGQFLLCYYSNNLRSVVGMSSPFKIQPCAFLEDLLGESQP, encoded by the exons ATGGCGACGGTGAACCCGTTGAAGCCGACCGAGCCGAGAGGCAGGAAGCTCAG CATACATGTCGTGACATGGAATGTGGCCTCTGCAGCACCCCCTCTAGACCCCGATAATCTCCTTCAGCTGAACAACCAGAACCTGAATCTGGACATGTATGTCATTGG TTTGCAGGAAATGGACTGTGGGATCATGAGCCTCCTTGCTGACACTGCCTTTGAAGACCCATGGAGCAGTTTCTTCATGGATGTGCTTTCCCCTCTCAGCTTTGTCAAG GTCTCCTCCGTCCGCATGCAGGGACTCCTTTTACTGCTCTTTGCCAAGTGTCAGCATTTGCCCTTTATCCAGATCCTGTCTACAAAATCCACCCCCACTGGCCTCTTCGGGTTCTGG GGGAACAAAGGGGGTGTCAACATCTGCCTGAAGCTTTACGGCTATTATGTCAGCATCGTCAACTGCCATCTGCCCCCGCACATGGCCAACAATGACCAGCGGCTGGAGCACTTTGACCGAATCCTGGAGACACAGAATTTTAAAGGACTCAATATCCCCAACATCCTGGACCATGA ccTCATTGTCTGGTTTGGAGACATGAACTTCCGGATTGAGGACTTTGGGTTGCACTTTGTTCGGGAATCCATAAAACGCCAGTGCTACAGTGACCTGTGGGAGAAGGATCAG CTCAGCATTGCCAAGAGGTGTGACCCGCTGCTCCGGGAGTTCCAGGAGGGCCCTCTGCTCTTCCCGCCCACCTACAAGTTTGATAAGAACTCCAACAACTATGACACCAG tgagaaAAAACGCAAGCCTGCATGGACTGACCGTATCCTGTGGAGGTTGAAACGCCAGCCCCACACTGGCTCCTGCAcccccagcctgccagcccccCACTTCTCGCTGTCTCTGAGGAGCTACATCAGCCACATGACGTACACCATCAGTGACCATAAGCCTGTCACTGGCACCTTTGACTTGGAG CTGAAGCCATTGGTATCTGTCCCGCTGATCACCCTGATGCCAGAGGGCCTATGGACCATGGAGAACGACATGCTCGTCAGCTATACCTTGACCCCAGActtccccagcagcccctgggactGGATTGGACTGTATAAG GTCGGGCTTCGCCACATTCATGACTACGTGTCCTATGTCTGGGTCTGGGACAACCAGCTGTCCTTCAGTGATGGGCTGAACCAG GTTTACATCAACGTCAGCGACATCCCTGAGACTGAGGGTCAGTTTCTCCTCTGTTACTATAGCAACAATCTACGTTCCGTGGTGGGGATGAGCAGTCCCTTTAAG ATCCAGCCTTGCGCCTTCCTGGAGGACCTGCTGGGTGAATCCCAACCATAG